From Micromonospora nigra, one genomic window encodes:
- a CDS encoding NAD(P)/FAD-dependent oxidoreductase — MHDVIVVGARCAGSPVAMLLARRGHRVLMVDRSSFPSDAISTHYLHQTGLSRLKAWGLLDAVIDAKTPPIRKMHYLNNGIELNGFADPIDGIDAVYCPRRIVLDEILVNAARGAGVEVLEQFTVTDLVFSEGKVVGVRGREADGPEREFRASLVVGADGVHSKVASKVGAELYNVRPAAGFTYYSYYSGLDWGMHHKTGFNEQWFGTWPTNDNLNMVAIICTKRHLKEFRQDPERRFQAVLDDVAPEMGAQLREQGRREEPLRPMRYPDNYYRRAYGPGWALVGDAGYHKDPITGWGITDAFLHGEMLAERIHEGLSGQRIMEEALADYNKERDEQSAGVYDYTTMIAELKLPPFFDAVLRAISTSDEWTTKMLGVIAGGVEDHEIFAPDSLKRLYDDAGVPEEKRIYDPF, encoded by the coding sequence ATGCACGATGTCATCGTCGTCGGAGCGCGTTGCGCCGGTTCGCCTGTGGCGATGCTGCTCGCCCGTCGCGGCCACCGGGTCCTGATGGTCGATCGGTCGTCCTTCCCGAGCGACGCGATCTCCACGCACTACCTGCACCAGACGGGGCTGTCCCGCCTGAAGGCATGGGGGCTGCTCGACGCGGTGATCGACGCCAAGACCCCGCCGATCCGCAAGATGCACTACCTGAACAACGGCATCGAGCTCAACGGCTTCGCCGACCCGATCGACGGGATCGACGCGGTCTACTGCCCCCGGCGCATCGTCCTCGACGAGATCCTGGTCAACGCCGCCCGCGGGGCGGGAGTCGAGGTCCTGGAGCAGTTCACCGTCACCGACCTGGTCTTCTCCGAGGGGAAGGTGGTCGGCGTCCGGGGTCGGGAGGCCGACGGTCCGGAACGGGAGTTCCGGGCCTCCCTGGTCGTCGGTGCCGACGGTGTGCACTCCAAGGTCGCCAGCAAGGTCGGCGCCGAACTGTACAACGTCCGTCCCGCCGCAGGCTTCACCTACTACTCCTACTACAGCGGCCTCGACTGGGGCATGCACCACAAGACCGGGTTCAACGAGCAGTGGTTCGGCACCTGGCCCACCAACGACAACCTGAACATGGTGGCCATCATCTGCACCAAGCGCCACCTGAAGGAGTTCCGGCAGGACCCGGAGCGGCGCTTCCAGGCCGTCCTCGACGACGTCGCGCCGGAGATGGGCGCGCAACTGCGCGAGCAGGGCCGCCGGGAGGAACCGCTGCGCCCGATGCGGTACCCGGACAACTACTACCGCCGCGCGTACGGGCCGGGCTGGGCCCTGGTGGGCGACGCCGGGTACCACAAGGACCCCATCACCGGGTGGGGCATCACCGACGCCTTCCTGCACGGCGAGATGCTCGCCGAGCGGATCCACGAGGGACTGTCGGGCCAGCGGATCATGGAGGAGGCGCTCGCCGACTACAACAAGGAGCGCGACGAGCAGAGTGCCGGCGTCTACGACTACACCACGATGATCGCCGAGCTGAAGCTGCCGCCGTTCTTCGACGCGGTGCTGCGGGCGATCAGCACCAGCGACGAGTGGACCACCAAGATGCTCGGCGTCATCGCGGGCGGGGTCGAGGACCACGAGATCTTCGCGCCGGACAGCCTCAAGCGCCTCTACGACGACGCGGGTGTGCCGGAGGAGAAGCGCATCTACGACCCGTTCTGA
- a CDS encoding response regulator: MPEPVRVLIVDDHPVVRRGLRTMLDGESWVAQVVEAASCAEALAAVVHQQVDVVAMDIALPDGDGVRATAQILRHRPRTAVLMLTMADDDELVARALRAGARGYLLKDTDPDVVVDALRTAASGGLVLGPGVRLPGSVAPAGRSLSPAVLPPPFDQLTPREQEFLRHLAAGESNPVIARRFGVSAKTVRNQMSTVFAKLGVGDRVQAALLARDAGIVSPAEPRGLSG; the protein is encoded by the coding sequence ATGCCGGAACCGGTGCGGGTGCTGATCGTTGACGACCATCCGGTGGTCCGCCGTGGTCTGCGGACGATGCTCGACGGTGAGTCGTGGGTGGCGCAGGTGGTGGAGGCGGCGTCCTGCGCCGAGGCGCTCGCGGCGGTCGTCCACCAGCAGGTCGACGTGGTCGCGATGGACATCGCCCTGCCCGACGGTGACGGCGTGCGCGCCACGGCGCAGATCCTGCGGCACCGGCCGCGGACCGCGGTGCTGATGTTGACCATGGCAGACGATGACGAGCTGGTCGCCCGGGCTCTGCGGGCCGGCGCCCGTGGCTACCTGCTCAAGGACACCGACCCGGACGTGGTGGTCGACGCGCTGCGTACCGCTGCTTCCGGCGGGCTGGTGCTCGGTCCGGGAGTTCGGTTGCCGGGGTCGGTCGCACCGGCCGGCCGGTCGCTGTCACCGGCGGTGTTGCCACCGCCGTTCGACCAGCTCACGCCGCGGGAACAGGAGTTCCTGCGGCATCTGGCGGCGGGGGAGAGCAACCCGGTGATCGCCCGACGGTTCGGGGTCAGCGCGAAGACGGTACGCAATCAGATGTCCACCGTCTTCGCCAAGCTCGGTGTGGGCGACCGGGTGCAGGCCGCACTGTTGGCGCGCGACGCCGGCATCGTGTCGCCGGCCGAACCCCGAGGGCTCTCTGGTTGA
- a CDS encoding histidine kinase, which produces MASDNHRVRRLPLAGATVVVALLVLAGQFHQRDGALLGPSSLTAVFAAAFTACGGLVLAGVAGHPVGRLMLAAGLLAVGETLALSWSSWLPLAWLAQWLWWPPYTLVFLALLVFPDGRLPGPRWRVVAAVLVGCAAISTAGFAAAAVDDPRGLLLTGELAATGRAQLLVRFALVAIAVELLAVGAVLWSLVRRWRRAWGETRQQLACLFVAGALFLLGLVLDGLNLAGAWVLMVVAVPGGLTLAVLRYRLYQLEQVINRMLVWSVMSLLVIAGFVATVALLRDLLLAGDTSNASLAATGLIAVTFEPVRHRVQRGVNRLLYGDRDDPYGVLTRLGGLLANTVQPHAVPALLTGTIALSLRVPYVAVEVDDPAGADLADAVYGRSTGSTECFAMVTHGERIGQLVVAHRRPGDRFTPVERRLLSDVARHASVAVATARLIRELRDSRERLVLAREEERRRLRRDLHDGLGPTFAGMSMQVRAASKLAGGGDRLGSILNELAEDLRTCTAEVRRLVDQLRPAALDQGLQAALGAECQRFDGPGLRVRLYVGDDLRVLPAAVEVAAYRIVAEALSNVARHARAGRCDVRVGHDNGFLLLEVVDDGVGAARPRPGGVGLDSIRQRAAELGGRCEIGDNPAGGTVVRVRLPWPDHVQGTTGLGGTTGCGWRSGHAGTGAGADR; this is translated from the coding sequence GTGGCATCGGACAATCACCGCGTACGCCGCTTGCCGCTGGCCGGGGCGACAGTGGTCGTGGCGCTGCTCGTCCTGGCCGGACAGTTCCACCAGCGCGACGGTGCGCTTCTCGGGCCCAGCTCACTCACCGCGGTCTTCGCCGCGGCGTTCACCGCGTGTGGTGGGCTGGTGCTGGCCGGCGTCGCCGGTCACCCGGTCGGTCGACTGATGCTTGCCGCCGGCCTGCTCGCCGTCGGCGAGACGCTCGCGCTGAGCTGGTCGTCGTGGCTGCCGCTGGCCTGGTTGGCGCAGTGGCTGTGGTGGCCGCCGTACACCCTGGTCTTCCTGGCTCTGCTGGTCTTCCCGGACGGGCGGCTGCCGGGTCCGCGATGGCGGGTCGTGGCCGCTGTCCTCGTCGGCTGCGCGGCGATCTCCACCGCCGGGTTCGCGGCGGCCGCCGTCGACGACCCGCGTGGCCTGCTGTTGACCGGTGAACTGGCCGCCACCGGCCGGGCGCAGTTGCTCGTCCGGTTCGCCCTGGTGGCGATCGCCGTGGAACTGCTCGCTGTGGGTGCGGTCCTGTGGTCGCTGGTGCGCCGGTGGCGCCGCGCGTGGGGTGAGACCCGTCAGCAGCTCGCCTGCCTGTTCGTCGCCGGGGCGCTGTTCCTGCTCGGTCTCGTGCTCGACGGGCTGAACCTGGCCGGTGCCTGGGTGCTGATGGTGGTGGCCGTTCCGGGCGGACTGACCCTGGCGGTGCTGCGGTACCGGCTCTACCAGCTGGAACAGGTGATCAACCGGATGTTGGTCTGGTCGGTGATGAGTCTGCTGGTCATCGCCGGTTTCGTGGCCACCGTCGCGCTGCTGCGGGACCTGCTCCTCGCCGGTGACACGTCGAACGCCTCGCTGGCGGCGACCGGGCTGATCGCGGTCACCTTCGAGCCGGTGCGCCACCGGGTGCAGCGCGGCGTCAACCGGCTGTTGTACGGCGACCGCGACGATCCGTACGGGGTGTTGACCCGCCTGGGTGGACTGCTGGCGAACACCGTGCAGCCGCACGCCGTGCCGGCGCTGCTGACCGGCACGATCGCCCTGTCGCTGCGGGTGCCGTACGTCGCCGTGGAGGTCGACGATCCGGCCGGTGCCGACCTGGCCGACGCGGTGTACGGCCGGTCGACCGGATCGACCGAGTGCTTCGCCATGGTGACTCACGGCGAGCGGATCGGTCAGTTGGTCGTGGCGCACCGCCGCCCCGGCGACCGCTTCACGCCGGTGGAGCGCCGGTTGCTCAGCGACGTCGCCCGGCACGCCTCGGTGGCGGTGGCGACCGCGCGGTTGATCCGCGAGCTGCGGGACTCCCGGGAACGGCTGGTCCTGGCCCGCGAGGAGGAACGCCGCAGACTTCGTCGGGACCTGCACGACGGTCTGGGACCGACCTTCGCCGGCATGTCGATGCAGGTGCGGGCGGCCAGCAAACTCGCCGGCGGTGGCGACCGCCTCGGGTCGATCCTGAACGAGCTGGCCGAGGACCTGCGTACCTGCACGGCGGAGGTCCGCCGGCTGGTCGACCAGCTCCGCCCGGCTGCCCTCGACCAGGGGCTGCAGGCGGCGCTGGGGGCCGAGTGCCAGCGCTTCGACGGACCAGGGCTGCGGGTACGGCTGTACGTCGGCGACGATCTGCGGGTGCTGCCAGCGGCGGTGGAGGTGGCAGCGTACCGGATCGTGGCCGAGGCGTTGTCCAATGTGGCCCGGCATGCCCGGGCCGGTCGGTGCGACGTCCGGGTCGGCCATGACAACGGCTTTCTGCTGTTGGAGGTGGTCGACGACGGTGTCGGCGCGGCCCGTCCCCGGCCCGGCGGAGTCGGTCTGGACTCGATCCGGCAGCGTGCGGCCGAACTCGGGGGACGTTGCGAGATCGGGGACAACCCGGCCGGCGGGACGGTGGTGCGGGTCCGGCTGCCGTGGCCGGATCATGTCCAGGGGACGACTGGTCTCGGCGGGACGACCGGATGTGGTTGGAGGAGCGGGCATGCCGGAACCGGTGCGGGTGCTGATCGTTGA
- a CDS encoding methyl-accepting chemotaxis protein: MRTRGIPRGRRRPGTGPWWRGCAVVLAGLMVATAHQTPVRASDPVAFDEGQAQAALFAAAVQLTGPDTGGLKNALLTAELLDWRSANPAASSGDVAAHAAAVRALADQAVPDSRGDQLSRFAFASAVLAKLAGPGSPARANGPAVRAFLTSTVGAEGANVVQDALDLVRGGYQDAAWNARVRDVAGSTWRTLHERATTDDALATGWDTAFAARAGASVRAGEATLLAVQIHPPRSGNPGTLGHYVPLAALRAERGDAAGYKALVEQQATRVLTVLGSDADTRITEVIHYSTTYVLNQDPKPDAATREAERVRTESNKKVFEGLGATVDVLSTLMGFADPRFGKQLQTVGKAIVTSVTAINTYMTTVLGQGLTAAATAMGTAVLTGNLLGAAMSLVSLFAGSGPDPNALILGEIAKLREQINRLAVGMNSRFDRIETALNTMYADLVGLLTDLTRSVAEVRARLGQIATQLQTIESKIDSMALAIHVALQGIEQGDLNTVITTYVHHREIAGVPIPDYATVYYPKAESPTFKFATVTAANQVTFTAPEGANQADPVSVLNTYLPEGSINYLTSWAAGRVGGDWPNERVAHPGAWSTAARTYNILQLENPTYAAQVTSARAEAIADAGDQINQRVRQFSKPATGGATNPLFTTLVQDYRDAMAGWAAQVEEIRRAVMWNGHDVPLPQYDLWGDADQAVTARIPEASTMSSCSNVQGSRAVPSTLRRATLPNAYHLADHGLPTAKRPEFHTCYEARFVNVVENEGPRFHTTSGDLQVTVRSRVRWHGGDWQVAQTATRVFPIGVYCSWDVRSHEPNGYCYDEVHYLNQRWNTNYRPAFESAPVAPVAAATETARAKAAAMLAGRQRYFYRVLLDGSGVNPPAGGHGWDNSRILWQRGKAVSDAVRMLQAYSELGWATALESDDAMSGMLFGTRALPSDWSRPRTDVDQTANQHFRNTFLRALGNYDDCVQTDSWDPCANDRSGFDPRTGQPQYGFACPQADVPGRPRDPIGSCLVSVGDIRVGLLAERYAHWSGRIAAGSHVEGLPKVTASVDYTRAVNANLH, from the coding sequence GTGCGTACGAGAGGAATACCGCGCGGCCGGAGACGGCCCGGCACTGGTCCGTGGTGGCGGGGTTGTGCCGTCGTCCTGGCCGGGCTGATGGTGGCGACCGCCCACCAGACACCGGTACGGGCGTCCGACCCGGTGGCGTTCGACGAAGGCCAGGCGCAGGCGGCGTTGTTCGCCGCGGCCGTGCAGCTGACCGGGCCGGACACCGGTGGGCTGAAGAATGCCCTGCTCACCGCCGAGTTGCTGGACTGGCGGTCGGCGAACCCGGCCGCCAGCAGCGGCGACGTGGCCGCGCACGCGGCGGCGGTGCGGGCGCTGGCCGACCAGGCGGTGCCGGACAGCCGGGGTGACCAGCTCTCCCGGTTCGCGTTCGCCTCGGCGGTGCTGGCGAAGCTCGCCGGGCCCGGCAGCCCGGCCAGGGCGAACGGTCCGGCGGTCCGGGCGTTCCTGACCAGCACGGTCGGCGCCGAAGGGGCCAACGTGGTCCAGGACGCCCTCGACCTGGTCCGGGGCGGCTACCAGGACGCGGCGTGGAACGCCCGGGTGCGGGACGTCGCCGGCTCGACCTGGCGGACCCTGCACGAGCGGGCCACCACCGACGACGCGTTGGCGACCGGCTGGGACACAGCGTTCGCGGCCCGCGCCGGCGCCAGTGTGCGGGCCGGCGAGGCGACCCTGCTGGCCGTGCAGATCCACCCGCCGCGCTCCGGGAACCCCGGCACGCTCGGCCATTACGTGCCGCTGGCCGCGCTGCGTGCCGAGAGAGGCGACGCGGCCGGGTACAAGGCGCTGGTCGAGCAGCAGGCCACCCGGGTGCTGACGGTGTTGGGATCCGACGCGGACACCCGGATCACCGAGGTGATCCACTACTCGACGACGTACGTGCTCAACCAGGACCCGAAGCCGGACGCCGCCACCCGCGAGGCCGAGCGGGTCAGGACCGAGAGCAACAAGAAGGTCTTCGAGGGTCTCGGTGCGACGGTCGACGTGCTCTCCACCCTGATGGGCTTCGCCGACCCGCGGTTCGGCAAGCAGTTGCAGACGGTGGGCAAGGCGATCGTGACCTCGGTGACCGCGATCAACACCTACATGACGACCGTGCTGGGGCAGGGCCTGACGGCGGCGGCGACGGCGATGGGTACCGCGGTGCTCACCGGTAACCTGCTCGGCGCGGCGATGAGCCTGGTGTCGCTCTTCGCCGGCAGCGGCCCCGACCCGAACGCGCTCATCCTCGGCGAGATCGCCAAGCTGCGCGAGCAGATCAACCGGCTCGCGGTGGGAATGAACAGTCGGTTCGACCGGATCGAAACCGCCCTCAACACCATGTACGCCGACCTGGTCGGCCTGCTCACCGACCTGACCCGCTCGGTGGCCGAGGTTCGCGCCCGGCTCGGGCAGATCGCCACCCAGTTGCAGACCATCGAAAGCAAGATCGACTCGATGGCACTGGCGATCCACGTCGCGCTGCAGGGCATCGAGCAGGGCGACCTGAACACGGTGATCACCACGTACGTGCACCACAGGGAGATCGCCGGCGTGCCGATCCCGGACTACGCCACCGTCTACTACCCGAAGGCGGAGTCGCCGACGTTCAAGTTCGCCACCGTCACCGCCGCGAACCAGGTCACGTTCACCGCGCCGGAGGGCGCCAACCAGGCCGACCCGGTGTCGGTGTTGAACACCTACCTGCCGGAGGGGTCGATCAACTACCTGACCAGTTGGGCGGCCGGCAGGGTCGGCGGCGACTGGCCCAACGAGCGGGTGGCCCACCCGGGGGCGTGGAGCACCGCCGCCCGCACCTACAACATCCTGCAACTGGAGAACCCGACCTACGCTGCCCAGGTCACCAGCGCCCGCGCGGAGGCGATCGCCGACGCCGGGGACCAGATCAACCAGCGGGTACGCCAGTTCAGCAAACCCGCCACCGGCGGCGCCACCAACCCGCTGTTCACCACGCTGGTGCAGGACTACCGCGACGCGATGGCCGGCTGGGCCGCCCAGGTGGAGGAGATCCGTCGGGCCGTCATGTGGAACGGCCACGACGTGCCGTTGCCGCAGTACGACCTCTGGGGTGATGCCGACCAGGCGGTCACGGCCCGGATCCCGGAGGCGTCGACGATGTCGTCGTGCTCGAACGTCCAGGGATCCCGCGCCGTGCCGTCCACACTGCGGCGAGCCACCCTGCCCAACGCGTACCACCTCGCCGACCACGGTCTGCCGACCGCGAAGCGACCCGAGTTCCACACCTGCTACGAGGCGCGTTTCGTCAACGTCGTGGAGAACGAGGGCCCGCGCTTCCACACCACCAGCGGCGACCTCCAGGTCACCGTGCGGTCGCGGGTCAGGTGGCACGGCGGTGACTGGCAGGTCGCGCAGACCGCCACCCGGGTCTTCCCGATCGGTGTCTACTGCTCGTGGGACGTGCGGTCGCACGAGCCCAACGGCTACTGCTACGACGAGGTGCACTACCTGAACCAGCGGTGGAACACCAACTACCGGCCGGCGTTCGAGTCGGCCCCGGTGGCGCCGGTCGCTGCCGCGACCGAGACCGCCCGCGCCAAGGCCGCCGCGATGCTCGCCGGTCGGCAGCGCTACTTCTACCGGGTGTTGCTCGACGGCAGCGGCGTCAACCCGCCGGCCGGTGGGCATGGCTGGGACAACTCCCGGATCCTGTGGCAGCGCGGCAAGGCCGTCTCCGACGCCGTCCGCATGCTGCAGGCGTACTCGGAGCTGGGTTGGGCCACGGCGTTGGAGTCCGACGACGCGATGAGTGGCATGCTGTTCGGCACCCGGGCGCTGCCCAGCGACTGGTCGCGGCCACGCACCGACGTCGACCAGACGGCGAACCAACACTTCCGGAACACGTTCCTGCGTGCGTTGGGCAACTACGACGACTGCGTACAGACGGATTCCTGGGATCCCTGCGCCAACGACCGGTCCGGATTCGACCCCCGCACGGGACAACCGCAGTACGGTTTCGCCTGCCCCCAGGCCGACGTGCCGGGCAGGCCGCGGGATCCCATCGGCTCGTGTCTGGTCAGCGTCGGCGACATCCGGGTCGGACTGCTCGCCGAGCGGTACGCGCACTGGTCGGGTCGGATCGCCGCCGGCAGCCACGTCGAAGGCCTGCCGAAGGTGACCGCCTCGGTCGACTACACCCGCGCTGTCAACGCAAACCTGCACTGA